A single window of Candidatus Eremiobacteraceae bacterium DNA harbors:
- a CDS encoding YncE family protein: MHLIPMTPPAHVQTLSGFDYVATDAERRRVYAAHTGSNALLIVNADGGAVLGQVKVGPMHGVAVDPASGHVYTGDGEQRTVSEVDPVAMTVVSSAAVDGKVDAIAYDAVLHRVYADEDDGTRIFVVDTLTMKETATIQIPGHKPEYLAIDAKSHELYQNIDDLAETVVIDPQTLKVIRTIATPAIKHDHPLIYDQAYGILLVGGKNSLVAAYTRDGNLLSTAPVPVGIDQCAFDSGTHRLACAGSGKATVLQLSKAGALTDIADVDLPKEVHTMAFDEKTGHLWIVWADATGDFVQELALAP, encoded by the coding sequence ATGCATCTCATCCCTATGACGCCGCCGGCACACGTGCAAACTCTGAGCGGCTTCGACTATGTTGCGACCGATGCCGAGCGCCGGCGTGTCTACGCCGCGCACACGGGAAGCAATGCGCTCCTGATCGTCAATGCCGACGGTGGCGCGGTTCTGGGCCAGGTGAAAGTCGGACCGATGCACGGAGTGGCAGTCGATCCCGCAAGCGGTCACGTGTACACAGGCGACGGAGAACAGCGGACGGTTTCCGAAGTCGATCCGGTGGCGATGACCGTCGTCAGCTCAGCCGCGGTGGACGGAAAGGTGGATGCGATCGCCTACGACGCCGTGCTCCACCGGGTGTACGCAGACGAAGATGACGGAACGCGGATCTTTGTCGTCGATACGCTCACGATGAAAGAAACCGCCACGATCCAGATTCCCGGACATAAACCGGAGTATCTAGCGATCGACGCAAAATCTCATGAACTGTACCAGAACATCGACGATCTTGCCGAGACCGTCGTCATCGATCCTCAAACGCTAAAAGTGATTCGGACGATCGCGACGCCGGCGATCAAGCACGATCATCCGCTCATCTACGATCAAGCATACGGGATCCTACTGGTCGGGGGAAAGAATAGCTTGGTCGCGGCATATACTCGCGACGGAAATCTATTGAGCACCGCGCCGGTACCGGTCGGGATCGACCAGTGCGCGTTCGACAGCGGGACTCATCGCTTGGCATGCGCCGGTTCGGGCAAAGCCACCGTCTTGCAACTGTCTAAAGCCGGTGCGCTGACCGACATCGCGGACGTGGACCTCCCCAAAGAAGTGCACACCATGGCGTTCGACGAGAAAACCGGACATCTATGGATCGTCTGGGCAGATGCCACAGGCGATTTTGTTCAAGAACTGGCCCTTGCGCCGTAG